In the Halorubrum ruber genome, GGAGCCGATCGACGGCGGCGTCGAGGCCGAGCTCGGCGGCGACCGCTACGTCCACGACCGGGTGGTCTGTAACGCGCCGCCGGCCCACGTCGAGCGCGAGCTGCTCCCCGAGGGGACGGTGCCGCGGCTCGGCGACTACTGGGACCGGCGGACGTACGGCCCCTCGGCGCACCTGCTGTACCTCGGCGTCGAGGGGGAGCTGCCGGAGTTAGAACACCACACGCTCGCGCTGCCGACGGACTGGGACCCGCACTTCGCGGCCATCTTCGACGACCCCGCGTGGCCGACCGGGGAGACGGAGCCGGTCGTGTACGTGAACGTCCCGTCCCGGACCGACCCGTCCGTCGCACCCGAGGGCCACGAGGCGGTCGTGACGCTCGTGCCGCTCGCTCCGGGGCTCGACGACACGCCGGAGCGGCGAGCGGCGCTCAGGGAACGCGTCCTCGACGCGGTGGCCTCGCGGGCCGGCGTCGACCTCCGCGACCGGATCGTCGCCGAGGAGTCGGCGTGCGTCTCCGAGTTCGCGGAGCGATTCGACCAGCCCGGCGGGAGCGCGCTCGGGCTCGCCCACACGATGCGACAGACCGGGCCGCTGCGCCCCGGGCCGCGCGTTCGGGGGACCGACCGGCTCTACTACGTCGGCGGGAGCGCGAACCCCGGGATCGGCGTGCCGATGTGCCTGCTCGGAGGCGAGCACTGCGCGGCCGCGGTCGAGGCGGACGCGGCCGGTGGAGGCCCCTTCGACCGGCTGCCGCTGGTGGGTCAGTGAGTGGCGCCGGGAAGAGCGGAGCAGAACGGAGCGGAGAGGAGGAGAGAAGAGCGGGGGAGAGAACAAAACGCTCGTCCACAGTTAGTGAGAAGAGAAAAAATATTTCGAAAAACAGGTCGCGAGATCAAAAACGGTTAGAAAACCTTACCAGTAAGGTTAGTACATTTAATAAATACGCCACGTGATTAGCACTGTCGCATGATCGAAACAGCAGCGGCTGACTTACTCGCAAGCGGAACAGTCCCGCTCGAAATGACCCAGACAGAGATATTCCAGTTCATTCAGAGCAACACGCTGTTGAGCGCGTCGCTCTGGGTAAACATCGCCCTCGCGGGCCTGTCGATCCTCCTGTTCGTCTATATGGGACGGAACGTGGAGGACCCGCGCGCGCAACTCATCTTCGTCGCAACCCTGATGGTACCGCTGGTGTCCATCTCCAGTTACACGGGGCTCGTCTCCGGACTCA is a window encoding:
- a CDS encoding phytoene desaturase family protein, with the translated sequence MSDESLRGESVGVVGGGVGGLSAAAYLAAAGAEVTVYERAERVGGVAGRLELDGFRFDTGPSWYLLPDLFERFFDDFGRSPDDFYELERLDPHYRVFWDDGDSADVPADPAAAADLFESYEDGAGAAFREYLNDAERAYDAGMERFVLPGRSRFRDYLSLDVLAGGRELDLLSSLDETVRSYVDHPKLRQLLEYTLVFLGGSPHNTPALYQLMSHVDYGLGVYYPLGGMYEVIEAVETVARDAGADVHTGVEVTGLEPIDGGVEAELGGDRYVHDRVVCNAPPAHVERELLPEGTVPRLGDYWDRRTYGPSAHLLYLGVEGELPELEHHTLALPTDWDPHFAAIFDDPAWPTGETEPVVYVNVPSRTDPSVAPEGHEAVVTLVPLAPGLDDTPERRAALRERVLDAVASRAGVDLRDRIVAEESACVSEFAERFDQPGGSALGLAHTMRQTGPLRPGPRVRGTDRLYYVGGSANPGIGVPMCLLGGEHCAAAVEADAAGGGPFDRLPLVGQ